GTCTAATGGGGATAGGAAAAACTCTCTTTGTCAAAAGCCTTACATTGATAGTAGTGCTGTTCATGGTTATATTATTGACTGTCGTTATTTTAGGCGCTACAGGTTTAAGCGATAGAATAATGAACGCTATTGTAGACGAGCAGGTTAGAGGTATTAAACAACAGCTAGCAGCTAAAATAACAGATCCTGAACAGCTTGAAAAAGCTGTTGAGAAAATAAGAAATGAATTAATCGTAGCTTATGGCTTGGATAAACCCTGGTATGTGCGTATTCCGAATATGGCTGCTAGAATATTAACTCTCGACTTAGGTAATGCAAGAAATATTCAAACTTTCACTGGCAGCAAGGCTATAGCTGATCTTATAGCTGAAAGACTGCCTAACACTATTCTTCTAATGACTACAGCAATGATCATAAACTTTACTATAGGATTAGTAGTGGGAGTTAAGGTTGCCACCAAGCCAGGTAGTTTATTAGATAGAATCGTGTCTTTCTATGCGGCTATTTCTTATGCTTTGCCGACATGGTGGTTAGGCATAGTTATGATACTCGTATTTGCCTTCTATTTGAGAAGAGTATCTCCATATTACTTCCCATACGGTGGCATGTATACTCCCGGAGGTCCAGAAGATCCTTTTGGAAGATTTCTCGATTTACTATGGCATGCTGCTCTGCCAATAACGACTCTCGTAATAGCTCTCTCAGGTTCTAATATTTACGTTACAAGAAGTATTGTAATATCTACAGCTCAAGAAGATTTTGTCACAGTAGCTAGAGCTAAAGGATTACCTGAAGGACTTGTACTTAGAAGATATATAATAAGAGCCGCTGCACCACCTATATTAACTAATATAATACTTGGTTTAGCTGGATCTATAGGCGGAGCTATATTAACTGAAACTGTTTTTGGCTGGCCAGGCATGGGCGATTTATATTATAAAGCAATAATGTCTGTTGATGAAAGATTGATTTTAGCATTGACTTACATTTATACGCTTGTCTATGTAGTAGCCAGATTCTTGCTTGAAATATTCTATGTAATTTTAGATCCTAGGGTGAGGTACTAATGAGTTATTATGTTAAAGAA
The nucleotide sequence above comes from Thermoproteales archaeon. Encoded proteins:
- a CDS encoding ABC transporter permease; translated protein: MGIGKTLFVKSLTLIVVLFMVILLTVVILGATGLSDRIMNAIVDEQVRGIKQQLAAKITDPEQLEKAVEKIRNELIVAYGLDKPWYVRIPNMAARILTLDLGNARNIQTFTGSKAIADLIAERLPNTILLMTTAMIINFTIGLVVGVKVATKPGSLLDRIVSFYAAISYALPTWWLGIVMILVFAFYLRRVSPYYFPYGGMYTPGGPEDPFGRFLDLLWHAALPITTLVIALSGSNIYVTRSIVISTAQEDFVTVARAKGLPEGLVLRRYIIRAAAPPILTNIILGLAGSIGGAILTETVFGWPGMGDLYYKAIMSVDERLILALTYIYTLVYVVARFLLEIFYVILDPRVRY